A stretch of the Panicum virgatum strain AP13 chromosome 9N, P.virgatum_v5, whole genome shotgun sequence genome encodes the following:
- the LOC120692610 gene encoding protein NRT1/ PTR FAMILY 5.3-like, whose translation MENGGEGEGGGGDDYTKDGSVDLRGNPARRSKRGGWTACTFIVVYELFERMAYYGVASNLVMYLTERLHQGTVEAANNVTNWSGTVFLTPLLGAFVADAYLGRYWTFVAGSAVYLMGMLLLTLAVSVPALKPPPCDAGAGVTCPRASALQLGVYFGGLYTIALGHGGTKPNISTIGADQFDDFHPAERLRKLSFFNWWMFTVFTGILFSTTVLVYLQDNVSWSWGYGVPTLALAASVAVFLAGTPLYRHKLPQGSPITRMGRVVAAAVWKCRVAVPGDLGELHEVEPGYYTSRKRFRVGATSSMRFLNKAAVKAEGAPGWALCTVTQVEETKQIAKLVPLLATMFVPCALMAQVGTLFVRQGVTLDRRLGRGAAFQVPPASLGAFVTLTMLVCVAVYDRALVPAVRRRTKDPRGITLLQRIGAGLLLQVVTMAATAAVESRRLSFARSHAAAGEGRPLPLTIFVLLPQFVLMGAADAFLVVGQIEFFYDQAPESMKSLGTAMSLTAYGVGSMLSSAVLSIVERVTAGRGTPWVANDLNASRLDCYYAFLAVLAAANLAAFVVLSWRYSYRAESTEAIAVTARVHSEPAPVAP comes from the exons atggagaacggcggcgagggagaaggaggcggcggggacGACTACACCAAGGACGGCTCCGTCGACCTCCGCGGCAACCCCGCCCGCCGCTCCAAGCGCGGCGGCTGGACCGCCTGCACCTTCATCGTCG TGTACGAGCTGTTCGAGCGGATGGCCTACTACGGGGTGGCGTCGAACCTGGTGATGTACCTGACGGAGCGGCTGCACCAGGGCACCGTCGAGGCCGCCAACAACGTCACCAACTGGTCCGGCACCGTCTTCCTCACGCCGCTCCTCGGCGCCTTCGTCGCCGACGCCTACCTCGGCCGCTACTGGACCTTCGTCGCCGGATCCGCCGTCTACCTCATG GGAATGCTGCTGCTGACGCTGGCGGTCTCCGTGCCGGCGCTGAAGCCGCCGCCctgcgacgccggcgccggcgtcacCTGCCCGCGCGCCTCCGCCCTGCAGCTGGGCGTCTACTTCGGTGGGCTGTACACCATCGCGCTGGGCCACGGCGGCACGAAGCCCAACATCTCCACCATCGGCGCCGACCAGTTCGACGACTTCCACCCGGCGGAGCGGCTACGGAAGCTCTCCTTCTTCAACTGGTGGATGTTCACCGTCTTCACGGGCATCTTATTCTCCACGACCGTGCTCGTCTACCTCCAGGACAACGTCAGCTGGTCGTGGGGGTACGGCGTGCCCACGCTCGCGCTCGCGGCCTCCGTCGCCGTCTTCCTCGCCGGCACGCCGCTGTACCGCCACAAGCTGCCGCAGGGCAGCCCGATCACGAGGATGGGCAGGGTGGTCGCCGCGGCCGTGTGGAAATGCCGCGTCGCGGTGCCCGGGGACCTCGGCGAGCTGCACGAGGTGGAGCCCGGGTACTACACCAGCAGGAAGAGGTTCCGCGTAGGCGCGACGAGCTCCATGAGGTTCCTGAACAAGGCGGCGGTCAAGGCGGAGGGCGCCCCCGGGTGGGCGCTGTGCACGGTGACGCAGGTGGAGGAGACGAAGCAGATCGCCAAGCTGGTCCCGCTGCTGGCCACCATGTTCGTGCCGTGCGCGCTGATGGCGCAGGTGGGCACGCTCTTCGTCCGGCAGGGCGTGACGCTGGACCGCCGCctcgggcgcggcgcggcgttccAGGTTCCCCCCGCCAGCCTCGGCGCGTTCGTGACGCTGACCATGCTCGTCTGCGTGGCGGTCTACGACCGCGCCCTCGTACCCGCCGTCCGGCGGCGCACCAAGGACCCGCGCGGGATCACGCTGCTGCAGCGCATCGGCGCCGGGCTGCTCCTCCAGGTCGTGACgatggcggccacggcggcggtcgAGAGCCGCCGGCTGAGCTTCGCAAGGAgccacgcggcggcgggcgaaggGCGGCCGCTGCCGCTGACCATCTTCGTCCTGCTGCCGCAGTTCGTGCTGATGGGCGCCGCCGACGCGTTCCTGGTGGTGGGGCAGATCGAGTTCTTCTACGACCAGGCCCCCGAGAGCATGAAGAGCCTGGGCACGGCCATGTCCCTGACGGCCTACGGCGTGGGCAGCATGCTGAGCAGCGCCGTCCTGTCGATCGTGGAGCGGGTCACGGCCGGGAGGGGCACGCCATGGGTGGCCAACGACCTCAACGCGTCGCGCCTCGACTGCTACTACGCGTTCCTCGCCGTCCTGGCGGCGGCGAACCTTGCCGCGTTCGTGGTGCTGAGCTGGAGGTACTCGTACAGGGCGGAGTCCACGGAGGCGATCGCCGTCACGGCGAGAGTGCACTCGGAGCCGGCGCCGGTGGCGCCGTGA